A region of Myxococcus stipitatus DSM 14675 DNA encodes the following proteins:
- the argS gene encoding arginine--tRNA ligase — MSSSVYSKYRAAFAQALATALGVPAADIEAQVKPAEPTHGDLSFATFPLAKAQKKAPPAIAAGLAQTLSVPGLEIKAVGPYVNARFMAMPFTAEVLDTARAAGPRYGGDSDVGKGKTVTIDYSSPNIAKPIGFHHIRTTFLGHCIANIYRALGWRVEGINYLGDWGKQFGLVAVGFQEYGDPARIEDMGHLVEVYVKANARAKAEPEFDEKARDFFRRMEAGDAEALKLWNQFRETSIRGFKVIYQRMGIEFEHIEGESRYQGKMDAVIEQIAQKPGVKESQGALIVDMPYAENEPPVLLKKNDGSTLYATRDLAAAEDRYERFHFEKSLYVVAQDQALHFRQLFRTLTEMGQPWAERCVHVAFGRIHGMSTRKGQVVQLNDVLDEAKERAAAKVKENIEAGRLTTDDPEKLAEQIGLGAIAFGDLKHKRASDYNFDWDEVLSIEGHTGIYLQYAHARVVNVLRKGGGAPASYDASLLTLPEEQALVREIMRLPEVVLDAAEQYEPSLVARLLLDVAASLSRYYTLGNQDRTKRILAEDDALRSARLALADSARVTLAAGLTLLGIPTPENM, encoded by the coding sequence ATGAGCTCTTCCGTCTATTCCAAGTACCGCGCCGCCTTCGCACAAGCCCTCGCCACCGCGCTGGGCGTGCCGGCCGCCGACATCGAAGCCCAGGTCAAGCCCGCCGAGCCCACACACGGGGACTTGAGCTTCGCCACCTTCCCTCTCGCCAAGGCCCAGAAGAAGGCGCCCCCCGCCATCGCCGCGGGGCTGGCCCAGACGCTCAGCGTCCCGGGGCTCGAAATCAAGGCGGTGGGCCCCTACGTCAACGCCCGCTTCATGGCGATGCCCTTCACCGCCGAGGTCCTCGACACCGCGCGCGCCGCGGGTCCGCGCTACGGCGGTGACTCCGACGTGGGCAAGGGCAAGACGGTCACCATCGACTACTCCTCGCCCAACATCGCCAAGCCCATCGGCTTCCACCACATCCGCACCACGTTCCTGGGCCACTGCATCGCGAACATCTATCGCGCGCTGGGCTGGCGGGTGGAGGGCATCAACTACCTGGGCGACTGGGGCAAGCAGTTCGGCCTCGTCGCGGTGGGCTTCCAGGAGTACGGAGACCCGGCTCGCATCGAGGACATGGGTCACCTGGTGGAGGTCTACGTCAAGGCCAACGCCCGCGCGAAGGCGGAGCCCGAGTTCGACGAGAAGGCGCGCGACTTCTTCCGCCGCATGGAGGCCGGCGACGCCGAGGCCCTCAAGCTGTGGAACCAGTTCCGCGAGACGAGCATCCGCGGCTTCAAGGTCATCTACCAGCGGATGGGCATCGAGTTCGAGCACATCGAGGGAGAGAGCCGCTACCAGGGGAAGATGGACGCGGTCATCGAGCAGATCGCCCAGAAGCCCGGCGTGAAGGAGTCCCAGGGCGCGCTCATCGTCGACATGCCCTACGCGGAGAACGAGCCCCCCGTCCTCCTCAAGAAGAACGACGGCAGCACGCTCTACGCCACGCGGGACCTGGCCGCCGCGGAGGACCGCTACGAGCGCTTCCACTTCGAGAAGTCGCTCTACGTCGTCGCGCAGGACCAGGCGCTGCACTTCCGCCAGCTGTTCCGCACGCTGACGGAGATGGGCCAGCCGTGGGCGGAGCGCTGCGTCCACGTGGCCTTCGGCCGCATCCACGGCATGAGCACGCGCAAGGGCCAGGTGGTCCAGCTCAACGACGTGCTCGACGAGGCCAAGGAGCGCGCCGCCGCCAAGGTGAAGGAGAACATCGAGGCGGGCCGGCTCACGACGGACGACCCGGAGAAGCTCGCCGAGCAGATCGGCCTGGGCGCCATCGCCTTCGGTGACCTCAAGCACAAGCGCGCCAGCGACTACAACTTCGACTGGGACGAGGTCCTCAGCATCGAAGGCCACACGGGCATCTACCTCCAGTACGCCCATGCGCGCGTGGTCAACGTGCTGCGCAAGGGCGGCGGCGCCCCCGCGAGCTACGACGCGAGCCTGCTGACGCTCCCCGAGGAGCAGGCCCTGGTCCGTGAAATCATGCGCCTGCCCGAGGTGGTGCTCGACGCGGCCGAGCAGTACGAGCCCAGCCTCGTCGCGCGACTCCTGCTGGACGTGGCCGCCTCACTCAGCCGCTACTACACGCTCGGCAATCAGGACCGGACCAAGCGCATCCTCGCCGAGGATGACGCGCTGCGTTCTGCACGACTCGCCCTTGCGGACTCGGCCCGGGTTACTCTCGCGGCGGGGCTGACGCTGTTGGGCATTCCGACGCCCGAGAACATGTAG
- a CDS encoding 1-acyl-sn-glycerol-3-phosphate acyltransferase, which translates to METALSHSSSQSGSLLKTEFGPMARALGARYLESVHFPPEAEDELRSLHAKGFVVHVMRSTAWVNFLYLTWAMVRRALPPIRAVANLRPWFTRPWRQTKQSGPFQERFEYAQQQGGSALVFLRRTALLHASGKETHEDPFPALVEMARKSDRPVYLVPELFVWEKRSARLKPNWVDVLFGSPEAPGFLHSMVAFFRNYKRAQFRVGEPIDLRAFVEQNPKDSVEVLARKVRSTLHVHLARETRAVFGPPAKPPERFIDETLRDRQLRKVVDEQAAEAHRKPESVLREARRNLEAIAAKPSPTTLAFVSPVLEWVFNRIYDGMHIDEAGLHRALKAAARAPIVLCPSHKSHVDYLVMSWVLWNRGYAVPLVAAGANLSFWPLGSIFRRCGAFFLRRSFKGDKVYAAAFKAYVRKLVHDGINQEFFPEGGRSRTGKLLLPKLGMFTWQVESVLEGARDDLYFVPVAIDYEKVVESGSYSKELAGGEKKPEDLKALLSTPKVLAARYGRIHLGFDEPISLREFMKERGLNPEEDLTDEQKKGLVRALGNRVMYGISKVSTVTPHALVSTTLLAHRRRGLTQREMADRISILRRIAQEDGAPQSRELGNAPSNPETMGPIQDAMRTFIDDEMVRTQEARGDVIYQVEDARRPEMSFYKNTLMNLVAARSLVANAMLAAGTSASYDAVKARALFLSRLFKVEFIYRVNTTFDTIFAETVERLIRMGLVMHEGDSLRVAPEPHAQPDLEFLADLLRDYLESYLLAAMTLNDVAAGTAEDRKAFIRLALETGRAEYHAGRITAAESLAKVTLENAVAYLLDQKFLVEEDKKLKLGPQAVDVEARGNLADSIRAYIQR; encoded by the coding sequence TTGGAAACCGCGTTGTCGCATTCCTCAAGTCAGAGTGGGTCCTTGCTGAAGACCGAGTTCGGCCCGATGGCCCGAGCCTTGGGTGCGCGCTATCTCGAGAGCGTCCACTTCCCACCCGAGGCAGAGGACGAGCTGCGCAGCCTGCACGCCAAGGGGTTCGTGGTGCATGTCATGCGCTCCACGGCGTGGGTGAACTTCCTCTATCTGACGTGGGCGATGGTGCGGCGGGCGCTGCCCCCCATCCGAGCCGTGGCGAACTTGCGCCCCTGGTTCACGCGGCCCTGGCGGCAGACGAAGCAGTCCGGGCCCTTCCAGGAGCGCTTCGAGTACGCCCAACAGCAGGGTGGCAGCGCGCTGGTCTTCCTGCGCCGCACCGCCCTGCTGCATGCCTCCGGCAAGGAGACGCACGAGGACCCCTTCCCCGCCCTCGTGGAGATGGCTCGCAAGTCGGACCGGCCCGTGTACCTGGTGCCGGAGTTGTTCGTCTGGGAGAAGCGCAGCGCGCGGCTCAAGCCCAACTGGGTCGACGTGCTGTTCGGCAGCCCCGAGGCTCCCGGCTTCCTCCACTCGATGGTGGCGTTCTTCCGCAACTACAAGCGGGCCCAGTTCCGCGTGGGTGAGCCCATCGACCTGCGGGCCTTCGTCGAGCAGAACCCGAAGGACTCCGTCGAGGTGCTGGCCCGCAAGGTCCGCAGCACCCTGCACGTGCACCTGGCGCGGGAGACTCGCGCGGTGTTCGGTCCGCCGGCCAAGCCGCCCGAGCGGTTCATCGACGAGACGTTGCGCGACCGGCAGCTCCGCAAGGTCGTGGACGAGCAGGCCGCCGAGGCCCACCGCAAGCCGGAGAGCGTGCTGCGCGAGGCTCGTCGCAACCTGGAGGCCATCGCCGCGAAGCCCAGCCCGACGACGCTGGCCTTCGTCTCTCCCGTGCTGGAGTGGGTGTTCAATCGCATCTACGACGGCATGCACATCGACGAGGCGGGACTGCACCGCGCGCTCAAGGCCGCGGCGCGTGCGCCCATCGTCCTGTGCCCCAGCCACAAGAGCCACGTCGACTACCTGGTGATGAGCTGGGTGCTGTGGAATCGCGGCTACGCGGTGCCGCTCGTCGCCGCGGGCGCCAACCTCTCCTTCTGGCCCCTGGGCAGCATCTTCCGCCGCTGTGGCGCGTTCTTCCTGCGCCGCTCCTTCAAGGGCGACAAGGTCTACGCGGCCGCGTTCAAGGCCTACGTGCGCAAGCTCGTGCACGACGGCATCAACCAGGAGTTCTTCCCCGAGGGTGGCCGCTCGCGCACCGGCAAGTTGCTCCTGCCCAAGCTGGGCATGTTCACCTGGCAGGTGGAGTCCGTGCTGGAGGGCGCGCGCGACGACCTGTACTTCGTCCCCGTCGCCATCGACTACGAGAAGGTCGTCGAGTCGGGCAGCTACTCGAAGGAGCTCGCCGGCGGAGAGAAGAAGCCCGAGGACCTCAAGGCCCTCCTGAGCACGCCCAAGGTGCTCGCGGCCCGCTACGGCCGCATCCACCTGGGCTTCGACGAGCCCATCTCCCTGCGCGAGTTCATGAAGGAGCGCGGCCTCAATCCGGAGGAGGACCTCACGGATGAGCAGAAGAAGGGCCTCGTCCGCGCGCTCGGCAACCGCGTCATGTACGGCATCAGCAAGGTGTCCACCGTGACGCCGCATGCGCTGGTGAGCACCACCCTGCTCGCGCACCGCCGCCGGGGCCTGACGCAGCGGGAGATGGCGGACCGCATCAGCATCCTGCGCCGCATCGCCCAGGAGGATGGCGCGCCCCAGTCGCGCGAGCTGGGCAATGCCCCCAGCAACCCCGAGACGATGGGCCCCATCCAGGACGCGATGCGCACCTTCATCGACGACGAGATGGTGCGGACGCAGGAGGCCCGGGGCGACGTCATCTACCAGGTGGAGGATGCCCGCCGCCCGGAGATGTCCTTCTACAAGAACACGCTGATGAACCTGGTGGCCGCGCGCAGCCTCGTGGCCAACGCCATGCTGGCCGCCGGCACCTCCGCGTCCTACGACGCCGTGAAGGCCCGCGCCCTCTTCCTCTCCCGCCTGTTCAAGGTGGAGTTCATCTACCGGGTGAACACCACCTTCGACACCATCTTCGCGGAGACCGTGGAGCGGCTGATTCGCATGGGCCTGGTGATGCACGAGGGCGACAGCCTCCGCGTCGCACCCGAGCCCCATGCACAGCCGGACCTCGAGTTCCTGGCCGACCTGCTGCGCGACTATCTGGAGTCGTACTTGCTGGCCGCGATGACGCTCAACGACGTCGCCGCGGGGACCGCCGAGGACCGCAAGGCGTTCATCCGGCTGGCGCTCGAGACGGGCCGCGCGGAGTACCACGCGGGGCGCATCACCGCCGCCGAGTCGCTCGCCAAGGTGACGTTGGAGAACGCGGTGGCGTACCTGTTGGACCAGAAGTTCCTCGTCGAAGAGGACAAGAAGCTCAAGCTGGGTCCTCAGGCGGTGGATGTGGAGGCGCGGGGGAACCTCGCCGACAGCATCCGCGCGTACATCCAGCGCTAG
- a CDS encoding DUF6265 family protein, whose product MLTRSHLAALALCGAPLLACKSGPHERETPSRTCGDSIHDLGWLSGSWLQATAPNTLEEHWTHADGGTLMGVSRAVVQGKTVFFEYMRIEAREDGLYYVAQPMGRPGTDFKLVRCNSSGVLFENLQNEHPKHIRYERLSPTHLSARIEGEKDGKPVAQDFHFTRM is encoded by the coding sequence ATGCTCACCCGCTCCCATCTGGCCGCCCTCGCGCTGTGCGGCGCCCCCCTCCTCGCCTGCAAGTCCGGCCCGCACGAGCGAGAGACGCCCTCGCGCACCTGCGGCGATTCCATCCATGACCTCGGCTGGCTCTCCGGGAGCTGGCTTCAGGCAACAGCTCCCAACACCCTCGAGGAGCACTGGACGCACGCGGATGGCGGAACGCTGATGGGCGTCAGCCGCGCCGTCGTCCAGGGCAAGACGGTGTTCTTCGAGTACATGCGCATCGAGGCGCGCGAGGACGGGCTCTACTACGTCGCCCAGCCCATGGGCCGCCCCGGTACGGACTTCAAGCTGGTGCGCTGCAACAGCAGCGGCGTGCTGTTCGAGAACCTCCAGAACGAGCACCCCAAGCACATCCGCTACGAGCGCCTCTCCCCCACGCACCTCAGCGCGCGCATCGAAGGCGAGAAGGACGGCAAGCCCGTGGCGCAGGACTTCCACTTCACCCGGATGTAG
- a CDS encoding Ig-like domain-containing protein, with the protein MRASGLLGLAALAATCLSGCLEPGDPIYPERDSVRPRVVSTEPGSGEVLASGAPLRITFSEAMDVRSLRPGIAVFTGRDEVPLTLTAPEVPELDANVERGDVEYTVEAVASEGSPLRPDTQYTLVLRDVLTDSEGNPLGSEVRVVFRMAP; encoded by the coding sequence ATGCGCGCGTCTGGACTGCTCGGACTCGCGGCGCTGGCCGCGACGTGTCTCTCGGGATGCCTCGAGCCGGGAGACCCCATCTACCCCGAGCGCGACTCGGTGCGCCCGAGAGTCGTCTCCACCGAGCCCGGCTCGGGCGAAGTCCTCGCCTCGGGCGCGCCCCTGCGCATCACGTTCTCCGAGGCGATGGATGTGCGGAGCCTCCGTCCGGGCATCGCCGTGTTCACGGGACGCGACGAGGTGCCGCTGACGCTGACCGCTCCCGAGGTGCCGGAGCTGGATGCGAACGTGGAGCGAGGCGACGTCGAGTACACCGTGGAGGCCGTCGCTTCGGAGGGCTCTCCGTTGCGGCCCGACACGCAGTACACGCTGGTGCTGCGCGACGTGCTCACGGACTCCGAGGGCAACCCGCTGGGCAGTGAGGTCCGGGTCGTCTTCCGCATGGCTCCGTGA
- a CDS encoding cytochrome c3 family protein yields MLHRQNRHVLLALAALATLVGAGVAWAATARERSLAVYPPQHVPLRFDHAQHLEAGAECATCHDAARASTSPKDRNLPGHEECGTCHDIEEGRKGKPTDPPSSCNTCHPGFDATVRKEPAKLSMPAANLHFSHQQHVDKKVECSVCHGEMKDVKLATRNQLPKMATCFKCHDGSAASNTCATCHPTEPSGRLRLAFDSGLLRPMQGNPLGMDHGPRFEFNHGSRASTDRMTCLQCHSETSCQTCHDGMQKPLSIHPNDYITLHPVQARTNSPRCESCHRAQSFCVACHERSGVGMDADKSLRSRNVKVHPDYRSWVELPGPQHHGIAASRDLTSCISCHREESCMSCHSELSSRRQINPHPAGFAQTCKKLASANDRACLKCHTTESLAQKGCR; encoded by the coding sequence ATGCTTCACCGCCAGAACCGACACGTGCTGCTCGCCCTGGCCGCGCTCGCGACGCTGGTGGGCGCGGGGGTTGCCTGGGCCGCCACGGCCCGTGAGCGCAGCCTCGCCGTCTACCCGCCGCAGCATGTGCCGCTGCGCTTCGACCACGCCCAGCACCTGGAGGCGGGGGCCGAGTGCGCGACGTGCCACGACGCCGCCCGCGCCAGCACGTCCCCCAAGGACCGCAACCTCCCTGGCCACGAGGAGTGCGGCACGTGCCACGACATCGAGGAGGGCCGGAAGGGCAAGCCCACGGACCCGCCGTCGAGCTGCAACACCTGTCACCCGGGCTTCGACGCCACCGTGCGCAAGGAGCCCGCGAAGCTGTCGATGCCCGCGGCGAACCTGCACTTCAGCCACCAGCAGCACGTGGACAAGAAGGTGGAGTGCTCGGTGTGTCACGGCGAGATGAAGGACGTGAAGCTCGCCACGCGCAACCAGCTGCCGAAGATGGCCACGTGCTTCAAGTGCCACGACGGCAGCGCGGCCTCCAACACGTGTGCGACGTGCCATCCCACCGAGCCCTCGGGCCGGCTGCGGCTGGCCTTTGACTCAGGACTCCTGCGGCCCATGCAGGGCAACCCGCTGGGCATGGACCACGGTCCGCGCTTCGAGTTCAACCACGGCAGTCGCGCATCGACGGACCGGATGACGTGCCTGCAGTGCCACAGTGAGACTTCCTGCCAGACGTGCCACGACGGCATGCAGAAGCCGCTGTCCATCCACCCGAACGACTACATCACGCTGCACCCGGTGCAGGCGCGAACGAACTCTCCGCGCTGCGAGAGCTGTCACCGCGCGCAGTCCTTCTGTGTCGCGTGCCACGAGCGCTCGGGTGTGGGGATGGACGCGGACAAGTCGCTGCGCTCCCGCAACGTGAAGGTGCACCCGGACTACCGCTCCTGGGTGGAGCTGCCCGGGCCTCAGCACCACGGCATCGCGGCCTCGCGTGACTTGACGAGCTGCATCTCCTGCCACCGCGAGGAGTCCTGCATGAGCTGCCACTCCGAGCTGTCCTCGCGGCGGCAGATCAATCCGCACCCCGCGGGCTTCGCGCAGACGTGCAAGAAGCTGGCGTCGGCGAATGACCGCGCCTGCCTCAAGTGCCACACGACGGAGAGCCTGGCGCAGAAGGGGTGCCGGTGA
- a CDS encoding type II CAAX endopeptidase family protein, producing MEDSVPTGPSAPPPPEPRSPRGLALGGAALALVLFILVGGSVQFLNAAFGIWFTEIFIFMGLAWLLPRVGGWKPARYTGFTPVPLASTGFGFLLGVANFFALVVPIQFVAQKLAPEWLKEMVDGARLFEQQTPLELAIILTGVTVAAPICEELFFRGIFQKGITPAPPASPTRALVVSAVVFSAFHLDPVGFTARVELGLLFGWLYLRTGSLWPGIGAHAANNLVSSLLFLAAKAVGSEAEDADTSIQAVAGLAGLGWLGLTGLLAFARRRPAVWGPGPVHGDEAARETRPVPSLATLLLPWVTVATLSLVLLVVVDRRGLALKFYDAANPLTPLKKDAAPGLQAERKALDSLRDEARRGAVPLEAYQEERLRQVREHTRADPRPGP from the coding sequence TTGGAAGATTCAGTGCCGACAGGGCCCTCCGCGCCGCCGCCTCCGGAGCCTCGGAGTCCACGCGGACTCGCGCTGGGCGGGGCCGCGCTGGCGCTGGTGTTGTTCATCCTCGTCGGGGGCTCGGTTCAGTTCCTCAACGCGGCCTTCGGCATCTGGTTCACTGAAATCTTCATCTTCATGGGCCTGGCGTGGTTGCTGCCCCGCGTGGGCGGATGGAAACCCGCGCGCTACACCGGGTTCACCCCCGTGCCCCTCGCGAGCACGGGCTTCGGCTTCCTGCTGGGTGTCGCCAACTTCTTCGCCCTCGTGGTCCCCATCCAGTTCGTCGCGCAGAAGCTCGCGCCGGAGTGGCTGAAGGAGATGGTCGACGGGGCCCGCCTCTTCGAGCAGCAGACGCCCCTGGAGCTGGCCATCATCCTCACGGGGGTGACGGTCGCCGCCCCCATCTGCGAGGAGCTGTTCTTCCGAGGCATCTTCCAGAAGGGCATCACCCCTGCCCCGCCCGCATCCCCCACCCGGGCGCTGGTGGTCTCCGCGGTGGTGTTCAGCGCCTTCCACCTGGACCCGGTGGGCTTCACCGCGCGCGTGGAGCTGGGCCTGCTGTTCGGCTGGCTCTACCTGCGCACCGGCTCGCTGTGGCCCGGCATCGGCGCTCACGCGGCCAACAACCTGGTGTCCTCCCTGCTGTTCCTCGCCGCCAAGGCCGTCGGCTCCGAGGCGGAAGACGCGGACACCAGCATCCAGGCCGTGGCGGGGCTGGCGGGGCTCGGGTGGTTGGGATTGACGGGGCTGCTCGCCTTCGCGCGGCGCCGGCCGGCGGTGTGGGGCCCGGGGCCTGTCCACGGCGATGAGGCCGCCCGGGAGACGCGGCCCGTGCCCTCGCTCGCGACGCTGCTGCTTCCCTGGGTGACCGTGGCGACGCTCTCCCTGGTCCTGCTGGTCGTCGTGGACCGCCGGGGACTCGCGCTCAAGTTCTATGACGCGGCCAACCCGCTGACGCCGCTCAAGAAGGACGCGGCCCCGGGGCTGCAAGCGGAGCGAAAGGCACTCGACTCACTTCGGGACGAGGCCCGGCGCGGAGCCGTCCCCCTGGAGGCCTACCAGGAGGAGCGACTGCGACAGGTCCGCGAACACACGCGAGCGGACCCTCGCCCCGGCCCGTGA
- a CDS encoding DUF5818 domain-containing protein has product MKLSGRVVFRDVETGVWVLEGDDGKTYQLAGGDRKIKKDGQRIEAEGRVDTDMLTTAMVGPVFHVSSYRFV; this is encoded by the coding sequence GTGAAGCTCTCCGGGCGCGTGGTCTTCCGGGACGTCGAGACGGGCGTCTGGGTCCTGGAGGGGGACGACGGCAAGACGTACCAGCTCGCTGGCGGCGACCGGAAGATCAAGAAGGACGGCCAGCGCATCGAGGCCGAGGGCCGCGTGGACACCGACATGCTCACCACCGCGATGGTGGGCCCTGTCTTCCACGTGAGCTCGTACCGCTTCGTGTGA